DNA sequence from the Paraburkholderia azotifigens genome:
AAGCCGACTCACAACAACATCACAGATAGAACATGCGGTCTTCGTCCGACTTGGCGGGATGCGCCTCCGGCTCTTCACGCTCTTCGTAGAACGCGAGAACCGCTTCGAGCACCTGGTCGGGATCGTCGATGACCTGCATCAGGTTCATGTCGTCGGGATTGATGAGGCCCATCGGCACCAGCTGCGATTCGAACCATGCGAGCAGTCCCTTCCAGAACTCCGCGCCGACGAGAATGATGGGCACGTGGCGCGACTTCTTGGTCTGGATGAGCGTGAGCACTTCGGCCAGTTCGTCGAGCGTGCCGAAGCCGCCCGGCATCACGATCACGGCATCCGAATTCTTCACGAACGTGACCTTGCGCGTGAAGAAGTGACGGAAGCGCAGCGAGATGTCCTGCCAC
Encoded proteins:
- a CDS encoding TIGR00730 family Rossman fold protein, whose protein sequence is MTKRKVIPSLRSLADQERATAKKARASWQMFTIMAEFIEATEYLSEIRPAVSIYGSARLKPNSPYYKLATTIARKLSDAGFAVISGGGPGIMEAANKGAHAGKAPSVGLNIELPHEQSGNQWQDISLRFRHFFTRKVTFVKNSDAVIVMPGGFGTLDELAEVLTLIQTKKSRHVPIILVGAEFWKGLLAWFESQLVPMGLINPDDMNLMQVIDDPDQVLEAVLAFYEEREEPEAHPAKSDEDRMFYL